The stretch of DNA ACCCGCCACCTTACCCATTTGATTCCAGCCTTCCCACAACCGACAAACCCGCCCGAACCCGGTCCCCCACGTTAACGGCGGACGCCGTTTCCGGCGGCAGATAAAGATCGACCCTTGACCCGAAACAGATAAGCCCGAAACGGCGCCCCGTCTCAACACGTTCTCCGGAAACGAGGCGGCAGATAATCCGGCGCGCCACCAACCCCGCTACCTGGACCATCAGTGCCCTGCGCCCCGATGGGTCCTCCATTAGAATCTCTGTCCGTTCGTTCTGGAGACTCGCTTCATCGAGATGGGCCATGCGGAACCCGCCGGGGAGATGCTTGACCTCAAGGACGCGGCCCGGGAGGGGGATCCGGTTGATATGGACGTTGAAGATGCTCATAAAGACACTGATCCTCATGGCCGGCCCCTTCAGATATCTCTCCTCAGCCACCGGGCCCACTGCTACGACCCGGCCATCGGCCGGGGAAAAAATATCGCCTGGGCGTGCCTGCGTTTTTCTCTCGGGATCCCGAAAGAAGAGAAGGACGGCAACGGAACCGGCCAGAAAAAAGATCCCCGCGACCGAAAACCCGATGGCGAAAAGAACCACGGCTCCAGCCGCGATAAGGCCGGCCGGCTTCAGGCCCTCCGAAGCGACCCCGATGATGGTGCGTCCCTTGTCCAATACCGCCCCTGTCAATTGATATGGGCGCCCTTCAACGGGCGCATTGATGGACTTTTTGCAGGTCCATCAATCCTTAACCGCTGACTCCTCTTTCAGCCAGGGCATCAGGGCGCGCAACCGGCGGC from bacterium BMS3Abin14 encodes:
- a CDS encoding phosphatidylserine decarboxylase — translated: MDKGRTIIGVASEGLKPAGLIAAGAVVLFAIGFSVAGIFFLAGSVAVLLFFRDPERKTQARPGDIFSPADGRVVAVGPVAEERYLKGPAMRISVFMSIFNVHINRIPLPGRVLEVKHLPGGFRMAHLDEASLQNERTEILMEDPSGRRALMVQVAGLVARRIICRLVSGERVETGRRFGLICFGSRVDLYLPPETASAVNVGDRVRAGLSVVGRLESNG